The Cytobacillus oceanisediminis genomic interval GATTCTCACAAAAAGATCGCAGAAGCACTTCAGCAAATGTTCAAAGAAAACCTTGGCGTTGAAGTAAAGCTTGCCAACATGGAATGGAATGTATTCGCTGAAGAACAAAAAGCGCTTAAATTCCAATTATCACGCAGCTCATTCCTTGCTGACTATGCTGACCCAATCAACTTCCTTGAAAACTTCCAGACAGGACATTCCATGAACCGCACTGGCTGGAGCAATGAGAAGTACGATCAGCTGATCAAAGATGCTAAGAATGAAGCAGACGAAGCAAAGCGCTTTGAACTGATGTATGAAGCGGAAAAAATCTTATTCGAAGAAATGCCGATTATCCCTATCCATTTCTACAACCAGGTTTATCTCTATAATGATGCTGTTTCAGGAATCGTCCGCCATCCGGTTGGATACCTGGAGCTTAAATGGGCAGATAAGAAGTAATACTTCTTTGGCTTTGATGTGAAAGTGACAGGAAAAGGGGTGTTCGTGTGAACATCCCTTTTTTAAAAGTAAAAAGTGTGAAGAGCGAAATTCTCTGCTTGCGCTTTTCGAGATTATTTCCCGAAAAATAATGCATTTTCCCGAATTTTAGCTTATATCCTCGACAATTATTTCATTTCCCAAACAATGCTTTTGCTGCAGGAGCATATAATGCTAATAAAACTAAAAGGATGTGACAGCATGGCAATCAAACCTCAGCGCCTGAAAAAAGGTGATGCGATTGGAATTATAGCACCGGCAAGCCCACCCAATCAGGAAAACCTGAAACGATCCCTGTCTTTTTTGGATGAGCTTGGTGTAAAGGTAAAGATGGGCGAGCATGTGACAGATCAATATGGTTACCTGGCCGGGAAGGATGAAGACCGTCTGGCTGATTTACATAACATGTTTTCGGATAAGGAAGTCAAAGCCATCATTTGTGCAGGCGGCGGCTATGGAACCGGGAGAATTGCGTCCCAAATTGACTACAGTCTGATTAAAGAAAACCCGAAAATTTTCTGGGGATACAGTGATATAACATTCCTGCACACCGCCATCCGCCAGCAGACAGGATTGGTCACCTTCCATGGGCCCATGCTCGCCTCTGATATTGGCAAAGAGGATGCGGATCCGCTATCCAAGCAATATTTTAACCAGCTATTTGAGCCAGTAACGCTTGACTATCCAGAAGGAATTTCAGAACTGGAGACGATGGTGAACGGGAGGGCCGCGGGTATCTTAACGGGCGGAAATCTGTCTCTTATGGCCAGTACAATCGGAACACCATTTGAAATTGATACAAAAGATAAACTCGTGCTTATTGAAGACATCAACGAAGAGCCCCGTGCGGTCGACCGCATGCTAAACCAGCTGCATATGGCCGGGAAGCTTGCGGATGCGGCCGGCTTTATCATTGGGGACTTTAATAATTGCGTTCCGGAAAGAGAACTTTCCCTGGAGCTGGATGAAGTGCTGGATACGTATATCAAAAGGGTGAATAAGCCTGCTGTAAAAGGCTTTCATATCGGCCATTGCTCTCCGCATATTTCTGTGCCATTAGGTGTAAGGGCAGAATTGGATGCAGCCGGTAAAAAGCTGACAATCGAAAGCGGAGTTAAGTAAAAGGGTGGTATAGATGAAAATAAACACGATCGAAACATTTAGAGCTGCGGTACCACTGAAAAAACCATTTAAAACAGCTTTGAGAACAGTTGAGACAGCTGAAACGCTTGTTGTAAAAGTTACATGCGATAACGGGATAGCCGGGTGGGGAGAAGCACCTCCCACTGTGGTGATCACTGGAGACAGCCTGTCAAGCATAGAGTCAGCCATTCATCATGTATTAAAGCCAATGCTGATTAATAAGAGTCTTCTAAACTATGAGGAAATTTTCCAGGGAATTCAGTCAGCTTTAATAGGAAATTCAAGTGCAAAGGCAGCAGTGGATATGGCATTGTATGATTGTCTTGCACAGCAATGCAAACTGCCCCTTTACCAATTTTTAGGCGGACATAAAAATGAGGTGGAAACGGATTATACGGTAAGTGTCAATGGCCCGGAGGAAATGGGGGAAGATGCTGTTTCCTATGTTCAGCAAGGCTTTAATGTCCTTAAGGTGAAGGTCGGCAAGGATGAAATTTTAACAGATATTGAGAGAATTAGAGAAATCCGCACACGAGTCGGATCTAAGATTAAAATCCGGCTGGATGCCAATCAGGGCTGGAAATCAAAGGATGCTATCTATGCCATCCGAAAAATGGAAGCTTTGGACTTGAATATTGAGCTTGTCGAACAGCCTGTGAAGGCTTGGGATATAGAGGGCCTTAAGCAGGTTACCGATGCGGTTGATACACCGATTATGGCTGACGAAAGTGTCTTTACCCCGAAGCAGGCATTTGAAGTCATTAAAACGCGAAGTGCTGATTTAATCAATATTAAGCTGATGAAATCAGGCGGCATTTATCAGGCTCAGATCATCAATCAGCTCGCTGAAGTCTGCGGGATGGAGTGCATGGTGGGCAGCATGATTGAAACCAAGATCGGCATTACGGCCGCAGCCCATTTTGCAGCAAGCAAAAAGAATATAACCCGTTTTGATTTTGACGCCCCATTGATGATGGCAAAAGAAATTGTGGAAGGCGGAATCCATTATTCCGGCCGCAGAATCACCCTGCCGTCCGAACATGGCCTTGGCATCAGGAATGTATCGTTAATAGTGAACAAGGAGGAACTGACTTCCTGATAAAGTATGGATAATAAAAAGGAGGAGTTCGTTTTGGCAATTCAGCAAAAATGGCTGGTTTCGGTTCCTGCTGCGACCTTGTGGACAGCAAGCGATTCATCGAGAGAAATAGACCTTGAAGCCATCACCAATCCAGTTAATCTGGATTCCTGGCTTGAAAAGCTCACATATAAGCCCCGGCTGGAACTTTGCGACGGGAATCTTGTTCAATCACAAGTTCTGTACGGAGAAGAAGTGATTGTGTTGGAGGAGAAGGATGGGTGGGTTCATGTTGTTGTCCCGAGTCAGCCTTCTTCAAAAGACGAAAGAGGATACCCTGGCTGGGTGCCGAAAGCCCAGCTGACTAAAAATGAAGATTGGAAGCTTGATAGAAGAAAGGCTGCGGTCATTCAGAAGAAAAAGGCAACTCTCTATTCTAATGATAGAGAGCCTGAAATTGTTCTAAGTTATCAAACCATACTCCCAGTGTTAAAAGAAGAAGCTGAGTGGATCCAGGTGCAGACACCTGAGGGAGCAGGATATCTAAAACCTGAAGATGTGCAGGTGTATGAATCAATCGAGGCTATACGGAAAGGCAGCGGAAAAGACATTAGCGATGCGGGGGAACAATTTATAGGCCTGCCATATCTATGGGGCGGCATGAGCAGCTTTGGATATGACTGCTCAGGCTTCAGCTATTCTATGTGCAAAGCAAATGGATTTATCATCCCCCGTGATGCCCATGATCAGGCGGAAGCAGGGAATCCGGTTGAACTTGACGCCATTGAACCCGGCGACTTATTATTTTTTGCTTATGAAGAAGGAAAAGGCAAACTCCATCATGTAGGCATTTATTATGGTGATGGAAAGCTGCTTCATTCTCCTAATACCGGTAAAACCATCGAAATTATCGACTTGAAAGATACCATCTATGAAAAGGAATTATGTGCAGCTAGACGTTACTGGCAAGAGACGGGGGAATAAATATGTCAAAAGAAGCACTGTTAAAGGTCAATCATTTGAAAAAGCATTTTTCAATGGGGAAAGGACAGACTCTGAAGGCCGTTGATGATGTCTCCTTTCATATCAAACAAGGAGAAACCTTCGGGATTGTCGGCGAATCCGGCTGCGGAAAGTCAACCGCAGGGCGTACGATTATTGGTTTATATAACCGTACAGAAGGCGAAGTCCTTTATGACGGAAAAAATGTCCATACCATGACTGGAAAAGAAAGATTTGCTTTTCACAGGAAGATGCAGATGATCTTTCAGGATCCATATGCTTCGTTGAATCCGCGGTCAACTGTCCAGGAGATTATTTCGGAGCCCATGGAAGTGCATGGGTTATATCCGAACAAAAAGGAACGGCTTGAGCGGGTCTATCAGCTTTTAGAGGATGTTGGTCTTAACCGCGATCATGCCAACCGCTATCCGCATGAATTCAGCGGCGGACAAAGGCAAAGAATTGGGATTGCCCGTGCTTTAGCGCTCGATCCAGAATTCATTATTGCTGATGAGCCGATCTCCGCACTGGATGTATCGGTACAAGCCCAGGTAGTCAACCTGCTTAAGGGGCTCCAAAAGAAAAAAGGCCTGACCTACTTATTTATTGCCCATGATCTCTCGATGGTTAAACATATCAGCGACAGAATTGGCGTTATGTATTTGGGGAATTTAGTGGAATTAACCACAAGCGAAAACTTATATAAGAATCCGCTTCACCCTTATACACAGGCCTTGCTGTCTGCGATTCCCATCCCTGACCCTGATGTCGAGGATCACCGGGAAAGAATCATTTTGGAAGGGGAACTCCCGAGTCCAATGAATCCGCCAAGCGGCTGTGTATTCCGGACGCGCTGTCCATATGCGATGGAGGCTTGTGCTTCCATGAAGCCTGAGTGGCAGGAGATTGAGAAGGATCACTTTGTGGCCTGCCATTTATATAATGAAAAGGTAACGGGCGACCATAACCGGCCGCAAGTAGCCGCTGCGAAATAAAATGAACTTTAA includes:
- a CDS encoding S66 peptidase family protein: MAIKPQRLKKGDAIGIIAPASPPNQENLKRSLSFLDELGVKVKMGEHVTDQYGYLAGKDEDRLADLHNMFSDKEVKAIICAGGGYGTGRIASQIDYSLIKENPKIFWGYSDITFLHTAIRQQTGLVTFHGPMLASDIGKEDADPLSKQYFNQLFEPVTLDYPEGISELETMVNGRAAGILTGGNLSLMASTIGTPFEIDTKDKLVLIEDINEEPRAVDRMLNQLHMAGKLADAAGFIIGDFNNCVPERELSLELDEVLDTYIKRVNKPAVKGFHIGHCSPHISVPLGVRAELDAAGKKLTIESGVK
- a CDS encoding dipeptide epimerase, whose protein sequence is MKINTIETFRAAVPLKKPFKTALRTVETAETLVVKVTCDNGIAGWGEAPPTVVITGDSLSSIESAIHHVLKPMLINKSLLNYEEIFQGIQSALIGNSSAKAAVDMALYDCLAQQCKLPLYQFLGGHKNEVETDYTVSVNGPEEMGEDAVSYVQQGFNVLKVKVGKDEILTDIERIREIRTRVGSKIKIRLDANQGWKSKDAIYAIRKMEALDLNIELVEQPVKAWDIEGLKQVTDAVDTPIMADESVFTPKQAFEVIKTRSADLINIKLMKSGGIYQAQIINQLAEVCGMECMVGSMIETKIGITAAAHFAASKKNITRFDFDAPLMMAKEIVEGGIHYSGRRITLPSEHGLGIRNVSLIVNKEELTS
- a CDS encoding C40 family peptidase, producing MAIQQKWLVSVPAATLWTASDSSREIDLEAITNPVNLDSWLEKLTYKPRLELCDGNLVQSQVLYGEEVIVLEEKDGWVHVVVPSQPSSKDERGYPGWVPKAQLTKNEDWKLDRRKAAVIQKKKATLYSNDREPEIVLSYQTILPVLKEEAEWIQVQTPEGAGYLKPEDVQVYESIEAIRKGSGKDISDAGEQFIGLPYLWGGMSSFGYDCSGFSYSMCKANGFIIPRDAHDQAEAGNPVELDAIEPGDLLFFAYEEGKGKLHHVGIYYGDGKLLHSPNTGKTIEIIDLKDTIYEKELCAARRYWQETGE
- a CDS encoding ABC transporter ATP-binding protein yields the protein MSKEALLKVNHLKKHFSMGKGQTLKAVDDVSFHIKQGETFGIVGESGCGKSTAGRTIIGLYNRTEGEVLYDGKNVHTMTGKERFAFHRKMQMIFQDPYASLNPRSTVQEIISEPMEVHGLYPNKKERLERVYQLLEDVGLNRDHANRYPHEFSGGQRQRIGIARALALDPEFIIADEPISALDVSVQAQVVNLLKGLQKKKGLTYLFIAHDLSMVKHISDRIGVMYLGNLVELTTSENLYKNPLHPYTQALLSAIPIPDPDVEDHRERIILEGELPSPMNPPSGCVFRTRCPYAMEACASMKPEWQEIEKDHFVACHLYNEKVTGDHNRPQVAAAK